Proteins from a single region of Mycoplasma leachii PG50:
- the nrdE gene encoding class 1b ribonucleoside-diphosphate reductase subunit alpha, translating into MNENKNTIVLDDVDDEYIKLNARSKIFSKDQDNFQLDVKAAELYLKNYIEPRMKKFSSLKERLDYLLENQYYDSEILNKYSFDQISQLNNYAYSFNHHFPSFMGALKFFNAYGLKTFDTTMYLETYTDRVLMNALFLGNGNFNKAKNLLKDMMLGRFQPATPTFLNAAKKHRGEYVSCYLLRTEDNMESICRTISTSLQLSKRGGGVAICLTNLRETGSPIKNISGLSSGPIPVMKILEDSFTYADQLGQRQGAGAVYISAHHPDIISVLDTKRENADEKIRIKSLSLGLVIPDITFELARDNKDMALFSPYDVQKTYGKPLSDISITEKYYEMLENPNIKKTYISARKFFLTVAELHFESGYPYILFEDTVNRRNAHDKKGRIIMSNLCSEIVQVSTASEYSSDLSFIKTGEDICCNLGSLNIDKMMKSGKEFSDSIYNAISALDIVSRNSDLNASPSIKKGNAENHAVGLGAMNLHGFLATNKIMYDSPEAVDFTNMFFYTVAYNAFKASNKLAKEFEKFASFDQSRFADGSWFDKYTKCEFDKWTPQTNRVKELFKDYDVQIPSQADWIQLVEEIKKTGLANSHLMAVAPTGSISYLSSCTPSLQPVVSTVEVRKEGKLGRVYVPAYQINFDNMGYYAMGTYELGPDPIINIAAAAQQHVDQAISLTLFMTDKATTRDLNRAYVNAFKQGCSSIYYVRIRQDVLEDSENYECDACKI; encoded by the coding sequence ATGAACGAAAATAAAAACACAATCGTTTTAGATGATGTTGATGATGAATATATTAAATTAAATGCTAGATCTAAGATTTTTTCAAAAGATCAAGACAATTTCCAATTAGATGTTAAAGCAGCTGAATTATATTTAAAAAATTATATTGAACCTAGAATGAAAAAGTTTTCTAGTCTAAAAGAAAGACTAGATTATTTGTTAGAAAATCAGTATTATGATTCAGAAATTTTAAATAAATATAGTTTTGATCAAATTAGTCAATTAAATAATTATGCTTATTCATTTAACCATCATTTTCCAAGTTTTATGGGAGCTTTAAAATTCTTTAATGCTTATGGATTAAAAACTTTTGATACTACAATGTATTTAGAAACTTATACAGATAGAGTATTAATGAATGCTCTATTTTTAGGTAATGGTAATTTTAATAAAGCAAAAAACTTATTAAAAGATATGATGTTAGGTAGATTTCAACCAGCAACACCTACTTTTTTAAATGCAGCTAAAAAGCATAGAGGAGAGTATGTTTCTTGTTATTTATTAAGAACTGAAGATAACATGGAATCAATTTGTAGAACAATTTCAACTTCACTACAACTTTCAAAAAGAGGTGGAGGAGTTGCAATTTGTTTAACTAATTTACGTGAAACAGGTTCTCCTATTAAAAATATTTCAGGTCTAAGTTCAGGTCCAATTCCAGTTATGAAGATTTTAGAAGATTCATTTACTTATGCTGATCAATTAGGCCAACGTCAAGGAGCTGGAGCTGTTTATATTTCAGCACATCATCCAGATATTATTTCAGTTTTAGATACTAAAAGAGAAAATGCTGATGAAAAGATTAGGATTAAATCTTTATCATTAGGATTAGTAATTCCAGATATTACTTTTGAATTAGCTAGAGATAATAAAGATATGGCTTTATTTAGCCCTTATGATGTTCAAAAGACATATGGTAAGCCATTATCAGATATTTCAATTACTGAAAAATATTATGAAATGTTAGAAAATCCTAATATTAAAAAAACATATATTAGTGCTAGAAAATTCTTTTTAACTGTTGCTGAACTACATTTTGAAAGTGGATATCCATATATTTTATTTGAAGATACTGTTAATAGAAGAAATGCTCATGATAAAAAGGGAAGAATTATTATGAGTAATTTATGTAGTGAAATTGTTCAAGTAAGTACAGCAAGTGAATATAGTTCTGATTTATCATTTATAAAAACTGGAGAAGATATTTGTTGTAATTTAGGTAGTTTAAATATTGATAAAATGATGAAATCAGGAAAAGAATTTTCAGATTCTATTTATAATGCAATTTCTGCTTTAGATATAGTTTCAAGAAATTCAGATTTAAATGCATCTCCTTCAATTAAAAAAGGAAATGCTGAAAATCATGCCGTTGGATTGGGAGCTATGAATCTACATGGATTTTTAGCAACTAATAAGATTATGTATGACTCACCTGAAGCTGTTGATTTTACTAATATGTTTTTTTATACAGTTGCTTATAACGCTTTTAAAGCTTCAAATAAATTAGCTAAAGAATTTGAAAAATTTGCTTCATTTGATCAATCAAGATTTGCTGATGGTTCTTGATTTGATAAATATACTAAATGTGAATTTGATAAATGAACACCACAAACAAATAGAGTAAAAGAATTATTTAAAGATTATGATGTTCAAATTCCAAGTCAAGCTGATTGAATTCAATTAGTTGAAGAAATTAAAAAAACAGGTTTAGCAAATTCACATTTAATGGCAGTTGCTCCAACTGGATCAATTAGTTATTTATCATCATGTACTCCTTCACTACAACCAGTAGTTTCAACAGTTGAAGTTAGAAAAGAAGGAAAATTAGGAAGAGTTTATGTTCCAGCATATCAAATTAATTTTGATAATATGGGATATTATGCAATGGGTACTTATGAATTAGGACCAGATCCAATTATTAATATTGCTGCAGCAGCTCAACAGCATGTTGATCAAGCAATTTCACTAACTTTATTTATGACTGATAAAGCAACAACTAGAGATTTAAATAGAGCATATGTTAATGCCTTTAAACAAGGTTGTTCTTCAATTTATTATGTAAGAATTCGTCAAGATGTTTTAGAAGATAGTGAAAACTATGAATGTGATGCATGTAAAATTTAA
- the rplI gene encoding 50S ribosomal protein L9 encodes MKVIFLKDVPGQGKKNEIKEVSDGYARNYLLPNQLVKIATNNSVKTLNEHLKADQEEKELAKAQTKQIKKTLEELTLHFKLQTNDDKVFGSISSQDIVNQLKDVHRIELDKKKFIRFKNINKIGINYIKVKLDFGIEAIIKIDVKEV; translated from the coding sequence ATGAAAGTTATTTTTTTAAAAGATGTACCAGGTCAAGGTAAAAAAAATGAAATAAAAGAAGTTAGTGACGGGTATGCTAGAAATTATTTATTACCAAATCAATTAGTAAAAATTGCTACAAATAATAGTGTTAAAACTTTAAATGAACATTTAAAAGCAGATCAAGAAGAAAAAGAATTAGCAAAAGCCCAAACTAAACAAATTAAAAAAACTCTTGAAGAATTGACACTTCATTTTAAATTACAGACTAATGATGATAAAGTATTTGGAAGTATTTCAAGTCAAGATATTGTTAATCAATTAAAAGATGTTCATAGAATTGAACTAGATAAAAAGAAATTTATTCGCTTTAAAAATATTAATAAAATTGGAATTAATTATATAAAAGTAAAACTAGATTTTGGTATTGAAGCAATAATCAAAATTGATGTTAAGGAAGTTTAA
- the nrdI gene encoding class Ib ribonucleoside-diphosphate reductase assembly flavoprotein NrdI: MHSNVKKVTDKDVIKPVGVPFVVYFSSISNNTHRFIQKLEIENLRIPYEIEQSISVDRDYVLVTPTYSGGGEYVEGAVPKQVIKFLNNKQNRSFCRGVISSGNTNFGDTFGIAGPIISKKLNVPFLYQFELLGTQHDVSQIKQILFRFWEDGNNERK; this comes from the coding sequence ATGCATTCAAATGTTAAAAAGGTTACAGATAAAGATGTAATTAAACCAGTTGGTGTGCCTTTTGTAGTTTATTTTTCTTCAATTTCAAATAATACACATAGATTTATTCAAAAATTAGAAATAGAAAATTTAAGAATCCCTTATGAAATAGAACAATCAATTAGTGTTGATCGTGATTATGTTTTAGTTACACCAACTTATAGTGGTGGGGGAGAGTATGTTGAAGGTGCAGTGCCAAAACAAGTGATTAAGTTTTTAAATAATAAACAAAATAGAAGTTTTTGTAGAGGGGTTATATCATCTGGTAACACTAATTTTGGTGATACTTTTGGAATTGCTGGACCAATTATTTCTAAAAAGCTAAATGTTCCTTTTTTATACCAATTTGAATTATTAGGAACACAACATGATGTTAGTCAAATAAAGCAAATACTATTTAGGTTTTGAGAGGATGGTAATAATGAACGAAAATAA
- a CDS encoding ECF transporter S component, producing MDKFRHLLLDSNNLAITSLCITLSALFIYSIFKLVRVHFKNYSSGFRISSKVKFSTRKITYVAMMVGVSVATTTVISLTLPITVLPPIRVAFEGVMIKITGMIFGPFVGLTVGIVTELLTLMFVPSYIHVAYLIVAFSFGFWSGMTSYAFKLKKNWLTLVFVTVFLLISAGIMFWLMQGMKEINPETSLFGVKIPADIYPFLFLIMISITLIFIYGIVLVLHIRKRQKWLEVMLPIILLCVISEILVTVLVAAWGDYQMFGLRNSSGSENPFITMVVVRIIQIPIKIFFNTAILTTVYIVLRPLIKVK from the coding sequence ATGGATAAATTTAGACATTTATTACTAGATAGTAATAATTTAGCAATTACTTCATTATGTATAACTTTATCTGCTCTTTTTATTTATTCAATTTTTAAACTAGTTAGAGTTCATTTCAAAAATTATAGTAGCGGTTTTAGAATTAGTAGTAAAGTTAAATTTAGTACAAGAAAAATTACATACGTAGCAATGATGGTTGGAGTTTCAGTTGCAACAACAACTGTTATTTCTTTAACATTACCAATTACAGTTTTACCACCAATTAGAGTAGCTTTTGAAGGAGTTATGATTAAAATCACAGGAATGATTTTTGGTCCTTTTGTTGGTTTAACTGTTGGAATTGTTACTGAATTATTAACGTTAATGTTTGTTCCTTCATATATTCATGTAGCTTATCTTATTGTTGCTTTTTCTTTTGGTTTTTGATCAGGAATGACTTCTTATGCCTTTAAATTAAAAAAGAATTGATTAACTTTAGTATTTGTTACTGTGTTTTTATTAATATCTGCTGGTATTATGTTTTGACTAATGCAAGGAATGAAAGAAATTAATCCAGAAACTTCACTATTTGGTGTTAAAATACCTGCTGATATTTATCCGTTTTTATTTTTAATAATGATTTCTATTACACTAATTTTTATTTATGGAATTGTTTTAGTATTACATATTAGAAAAAGACAAAAATGATTAGAAGTAATGTTACCAATAATTTTATTATGTGTTATTAGTGAAATTTTGGTTACTGTTTTAGTTGCGGCTTGAGGAGATTATCAAATGTTTGGATTAAGAAACTCTTCAGGTTCTGAAAATCCATTTATTACTATGGTTGTAGTAAGAATTATTCAAATACCAATTAAGATCTTTTTTAATACTGCTATTCTAACTACTGTTTATATTGTTTTAAGACCTCTAATTAAAGTTAAATAG
- a CDS encoding ribose-phosphate diphosphokinase — translation MDNKDIYVFGLSASQQLAKEVCHFLGVEQKVVKTTRFADGEILVESIDSVRGKEIYVIQSTSMPINENLMELLIAIDAFKRGSAEKINVVIPYYGYARQDRKAKGRQPITAKLVADLLTKAGADRVIVFDIHSTQAMGFFDVPMDNFQTSQSLANEIVDTIIREKFDPEKCILVSPDYGGLNRVHKVDSYTTNMTNGIAVIGKRRPEPNKAEVEFVLGDIDGKTCFIIDDMIDTGGTIISGAKALKANGAKDVYIFACHGLFNGSAKERMTQAIKDGIVKNVVVTNTVEIPQERHFEGLKIVSVAPLLANMIKESQEHHSLTEVYNKNKDEIQLKIQDFMNNKN, via the coding sequence ATGGATAATAAAGATATTTATGTTTTTGGTCTTTCAGCAAGTCAGCAATTAGCAAAAGAAGTCTGTCATTTTTTAGGTGTTGAGCAAAAAGTTGTAAAAACTACTAGGTTTGCAGATGGTGAAATTTTAGTTGAATCAATTGATTCAGTAAGAGGAAAAGAAATCTATGTTATTCAATCAACATCAATGCCAATTAATGAAAATTTAATGGAATTATTAATTGCTATTGATGCTTTTAAAAGAGGTAGTGCAGAAAAAATTAATGTAGTTATTCCTTATTATGGATATGCAAGACAAGATAGAAAAGCAAAAGGTAGACAGCCAATTACAGCTAAATTAGTAGCAGATTTACTAACAAAAGCAGGAGCTGATCGTGTAATTGTTTTTGATATTCACTCTACTCAAGCAATGGGATTTTTTGATGTACCAATGGATAATTTTCAAACTTCACAAAGTCTAGCAAATGAAATAGTTGATACTATTATTAGAGAAAAGTTTGATCCTGAAAAATGTATTTTAGTATCACCAGATTATGGAGGATTAAATAGAGTTCATAAAGTTGATTCATATACAACTAATATGACTAATGGCATTGCTGTTATTGGAAAAAGAAGACCTGAACCTAATAAAGCTGAAGTTGAATTTGTTTTAGGAGATATTGATGGAAAAACTTGTTTTATAATAGATGACATGATTGATACTGGTGGAACTATTATTAGTGGAGCTAAAGCATTAAAAGCAAATGGAGCAAAAGATGTTTATATTTTTGCTTGTCATGGTTTATTTAATGGTTCTGCTAAAGAAAGAATGACTCAAGCTATTAAAGATGGTATTGTAAAAAATGTTGTTGTAACTAATACTGTTGAAATTCCACAAGAAAGACATTTTGAGGGACTAAAAATTGTTTCAGTTGCCCCATTATTAGCAAATATGATTAAAGAATCACAAGAACATCATTCTTTAACAGAAGTTTATAATAAAAACAAAGATGAAATTCAGTTAAAAATTCAAGATTTTATGAATAATAAAAACTAA
- the secG gene encoding preprotein translocase subunit SecG, whose product MINLLASTTKLAQQLILGFEIFIFIIAFIMIAIGLLQNKQSQTGLSALNGGNEELFSNSKERGLDKTLSIWMLVLGIIFFILALTISIITNTML is encoded by the coding sequence ATGATAAATCTATTAGCTTCAACAACTAAATTAGCTCAACAACTAATCTTAGGTTTTGAAATCTTTATTTTCATTATTGCATTTATAATGATTGCTATAGGTTTATTACAAAATAAACAATCTCAAACTGGACTAAGTGCTTTAAATGGTGGAAACGAAGAATTGTTTTCTAATTCAAAAGAACGTGGGTTAGATAAAACTCTTTCTATTTGAATGCTGGTTTTAGGAATTATATTTTTTATATTAGCATTAACAATAAGCATCATTACAAACACTATGTTATAA
- the dnaB gene encoding replicative DNA helicase: protein MKKELSITELLYAERFVLGVAMSFSNALADIISVLKVDDFSIEANKYIYQAIIDLNNKNKSVSPISVINRLEAINKLDKVGGDIVVYEIAAENYTDQGLEEYIDVIHKSGVVRKLDAVIKELELKRNNGNTDVDELLKVAQTKLLDIDLSIKRFEIEAVGDVAKRVVEKIKELEMKAEIISGVPTGYNYLDLITSGWQESDFIILAARPSVGKTAFSLNLAFNAAMKKYPVAFFSLEMPAEQLTQRLFTRLTSIDSTNLRTGKGLSKLNWERIQATKEKLEDIPIYIDATPGISTQEIRSKLYKMKRDHDIKLCVIDYLQLIVGSQNKDRQNEVSEISRQLKQIARETSIPIICLSQLSRRAETREDKRPMLSDLRDSGAIEQDADIVAFLYRDDYYKKNQSDNQSNLEKEKTELILAKHRNGATGTVFLRFIKDFGVFRDW, encoded by the coding sequence ATGAAAAAAGAATTATCAATTACAGAATTACTATATGCAGAGCGTTTTGTTTTAGGTGTAGCTATGAGTTTTTCTAATGCTCTTGCAGATATTATTTCAGTTTTAAAAGTTGATGATTTTTCAATTGAGGCAAATAAATATATTTATCAAGCAATTATAGATTTAAATAACAAAAATAAATCTGTTTCTCCAATTTCGGTGATTAATAGATTAGAAGCTATTAATAAATTAGATAAAGTTGGTGGAGATATTGTTGTTTATGAAATAGCTGCTGAAAACTATACAGATCAAGGTTTAGAAGAATATATAGATGTTATTCATAAATCTGGAGTTGTTAGAAAGCTTGATGCAGTTATTAAAGAATTAGAATTAAAAAGAAATAATGGAAATACTGATGTTGATGAATTATTAAAAGTTGCTCAGACTAAACTTTTAGATATTGATCTTTCTATTAAAAGATTTGAAATTGAAGCTGTTGGAGATGTTGCTAAGAGAGTTGTTGAAAAAATTAAAGAACTTGAAATGAAAGCTGAGATTATTTCAGGAGTTCCAACTGGATATAATTATTTAGATTTAATTACTTCAGGTTGACAAGAATCAGATTTTATTATTTTAGCTGCTCGCCCTAGTGTTGGAAAAACTGCTTTTTCTTTAAACTTAGCTTTTAATGCTGCTATGAAAAAATACCCTGTTGCTTTTTTTTCACTAGAAATGCCTGCTGAACAATTAACCCAACGTTTATTTACTAGACTTACAAGTATTGATTCAACTAATTTAAGAACAGGTAAAGGTTTAAGTAAACTTAATTGAGAAAGAATTCAAGCAACTAAAGAAAAACTAGAAGATATTCCAATTTATATTGATGCTACTCCTGGTATTTCAACTCAAGAAATTAGATCTAAACTTTATAAAATGAAAAGAGATCATGATATTAAATTGTGTGTAATAGATTATTTACAATTAATAGTTGGTTCACAAAATAAAGATAGACAAAATGAAGTTAGTGAAATTTCAAGACAATTAAAACAAATTGCAAGAGAAACTTCAATTCCAATTATTTGTTTATCACAATTAAGCCGTAGAGCTGAAACTAGAGAAGACAAACGTCCTATGCTTTCAGATTTAAGAGATTCTGGTGCTATTGAACAAGATGCAGATATTGTTGCATTTCTATACCGTGATGATTATTATAAAAAAAATCAATCTGATAATCAGTCTAATTTAGAAAAAGAAAAAACTGAGCTAATTTTAGCAAAGCACAGAAATGGTGCTACTGGAACAGTTTTTTTAAGATTTATTAAAGATTTTGGTGTGTTTAGAGATTGATAA
- the nrdF gene encoding class 1b ribonucleoside-diphosphate reductase subunit beta has protein sequence MAKEQKYYQESVSPIEFVKNNFKGNLRSVNWNVINDEKDLEVWNRITQNFWLPEKIPVSNDLPSWRSLSAEWQQLVTRTFTGLTLLDTVQATVGDVAQIEHSLTDHEQVIYSNFAFMVGVHARSYGTIFSTLCSSEQIEEAHEWVVKTESLQKRAKALIPYYAGTDPLKSKVAAALMPGFLLYGGFYLPFYLSSRAKLPNTSDIVRLILRDKVIHNYYSGYKYQKKVAKLSVEKQAEMKEFVFKLLYELIDLETDYLKELYAGFDIADDAIRFSVYNAGKFLQNLGYDSPFSEEETRIEPEIFNQLSARADENHDFFSGNGSSYVMGVSVETEDEDWEF, from the coding sequence ATGGCTAAAGAACAAAAGTATTATCAAGAATCAGTTTCACCAATCGAATTTGTTAAAAATAATTTCAAAGGAAATTTAAGATCAGTTAACTGAAATGTTATTAATGATGAAAAAGATTTAGAAGTGTGAAATAGAATTACTCAAAACTTTTGATTACCAGAAAAAATTCCAGTATCAAATGATTTACCATCATGAAGAAGTTTATCTGCTGAATGACAACAATTAGTTACTAGAACTTTTACAGGTTTGACTTTATTAGATACAGTTCAAGCAACAGTTGGAGATGTTGCTCAAATTGAACACTCACTAACTGATCATGAACAAGTAATTTATTCTAATTTTGCTTTTATGGTTGGTGTTCATGCTCGTTCTTATGGAACTATTTTTTCAACATTATGTTCAAGTGAACAAATAGAAGAAGCTCACGAATGAGTTGTTAAGACTGAATCATTACAAAAAAGAGCAAAAGCTTTAATTCCTTATTATGCTGGAACTGACCCATTAAAATCTAAAGTAGCTGCTGCTTTAATGCCTGGATTTTTATTATATGGGGGATTTTATTTACCATTTTATTTATCTTCTAGAGCTAAATTACCAAATACTTCAGATATTGTAAGACTAATTTTAAGAGATAAAGTAATTCATAATTACTATAGTGGTTATAAATATCAAAAAAAAGTAGCTAAATTATCAGTTGAAAAACAAGCAGAAATGAAAGAATTTGTTTTTAAATTATTGTATGAATTAATTGATTTAGAAACCGATTATTTAAAAGAGCTGTATGCTGGTTTTGATATTGCTGATGATGCTATTAGATTTAGTGTATATAATGCTGGTAAGTTCTTACAAAACTTGGGATATGATTCACCATTTAGTGAAGAAGAAACTAGAATTGAACCAGAAATTTTTAATCAATTATCTGCAAGAGCTGATGAAAATCATGATTTCTTTTCTGGAAATGGTTCTTCATATGTGATGGGAGTTTCAGTTGAAACAGAAGATGAAGATTGAGAATTTTAG
- the rnr gene encoding ribonuclease R, protein MESKIIEVLKTNKHKVSLNKLLTYFNALDYSLIKNYLDQLEKNNKITISLENNIYLLDQIYKKGTIKLNPKGFGFINDINEIDGEDHFIAGVDLNNSIHQDEVVYILKQEEDNRLKAIVIDLIKRNKVYLIGEINRSFDKRFLDFIPNDKSFDSFRFVIVNKNEFKYEEFNIIKAKIISCKERKIFIRLIRIIGNSKKASDRILAIAEEFEIKTSFDKQTLDNAKQINLSTDKLEKEFLKRQNNSLVNKTIVTIDGIDSKDLDDAICVEKLKNNNYKLFVAIADVSYFVRYKTALDKEALLRGNSTYLANKVIPMLPNILSDDLCSLNPNTKKLVFVCEMEFDNNANMLNKKVYESVIISKARLNYDEVNNYFKTKTWTHCEQTKKMLDVAYELYKKLEDLKAKKGTISFDVREPKIILDKNLNVIDIKTKTADQAEKLIEQFMVSCNEAVAELIYQKDLPFLYRNHNKPDEDELINWYKSLKTFGINPKLTNKQILDPIFINHTLTQIKEQIKDETEVELLNISLLRYMDKAKYGLENIGHFGLASDCYTHFTSPIRRYSDLLVHRYLKQYLITKDLNQTSLENNTNYINKVSNIINDTETKSVECEREVIKACMCEYMLNKVNTTYTATISAVLKFGIFIQLDNLVEGLVHISNMNSNLVYDETNHILIKPDNTYYRMGQKVKIKLISVDIKKRTIDFVLIE, encoded by the coding sequence ATGGAATCTAAAATTATTGAAGTTTTAAAAACTAACAAACATAAAGTTAGTTTAAATAAACTATTAACTTATTTTAATGCTTTAGATTATTCATTAATTAAAAACTACTTAGACCAATTAGAAAAAAATAATAAAATTACTATTTCATTAGAAAATAATATTTACTTATTAGATCAAATTTATAAAAAGGGAACTATTAAATTAAATCCAAAAGGTTTTGGATTTATAAATGATATTAATGAAATTGATGGTGAAGATCATTTTATAGCTGGAGTTGATCTAAATAATAGTATTCATCAAGATGAAGTAGTTTATATTTTAAAACAAGAAGAAGATAATAGATTAAAAGCTATAGTTATTGATCTAATTAAAAGAAATAAAGTTTATTTAATTGGTGAAATAAATAGAAGTTTTGATAAAAGATTTTTAGATTTCATTCCAAACGATAAGTCATTTGATAGTTTTAGATTTGTAATTGTTAATAAAAACGAATTTAAATATGAAGAATTCAATATTATTAAAGCAAAAATTATAAGTTGTAAAGAACGTAAAATTTTTATAAGACTTATAAGAATTATTGGCAATAGTAAAAAAGCAAGCGATCGCATTTTAGCAATAGCTGAAGAATTTGAAATAAAAACCAGTTTTGATAAACAAACTCTAGATAATGCAAAACAAATTAATTTATCAACTGATAAACTAGAAAAAGAATTTTTAAAAAGACAAAATAATTCTTTAGTTAATAAAACGATCGTTACAATTGATGGAATTGATTCAAAAGATTTAGATGATGCTATTTGTGTTGAAAAATTAAAAAATAATAATTATAAACTATTTGTTGCTATTGCTGATGTTTCTTATTTTGTTAGATACAAAACCGCTTTAGATAAAGAAGCTTTATTAAGAGGTAATTCAACTTATTTAGCAAATAAAGTAATTCCAATGTTACCAAACATTTTATCTGATGATTTGTGTTCATTAAATCCAAACACTAAAAAACTAGTTTTTGTGTGTGAAATGGAATTTGATAATAACGCAAACATGTTAAATAAAAAAGTTTATGAATCAGTGATTATTTCTAAAGCTAGATTAAATTATGATGAAGTAAATAATTATTTTAAAACTAAAACATGAACTCATTGTGAACAAACTAAAAAAATGTTAGATGTAGCTTATGAATTGTATAAAAAACTAGAAGATCTAAAAGCTAAAAAGGGAACTATTAGTTTTGATGTTAGAGAACCAAAAATTATTTTAGATAAAAACTTAAATGTAATTGATATTAAAACAAAAACAGCTGATCAAGCTGAAAAATTAATTGAACAATTTATGGTAAGTTGTAATGAAGCAGTAGCTGAATTAATCTATCAAAAAGATTTACCATTTTTATATAGAAATCATAATAAACCAGATGAAGATGAATTAATTAATTGATATAAGTCACTAAAAACATTTGGAATCAATCCTAAATTAACTAATAAACAAATTTTAGATCCAATATTTATTAATCACACTTTAACTCAAATCAAAGAGCAAATTAAAGATGAAACTGAAGTTGAATTATTAAATATTTCTTTATTAAGATATATGGATAAAGCTAAGTATGGATTAGAAAACATTGGTCATTTTGGTTTAGCTAGTGATTGTTATACTCATTTTACTTCTCCAATTAGAAGATATTCAGATTTATTAGTTCATAGATATTTAAAACAATACTTAATTACAAAAGATTTAAATCAAACTAGTTTAGAAAATAATACAAATTATATTAATAAAGTAAGTAATATTATTAATGATACTGAAACTAAAAGTGTTGAATGTGAAAGAGAAGTTATTAAAGCATGTATGTGTGAATATATGTTAAATAAAGTAAACACTACTTATACAGCAACAATTTCAGCAGTTCTAAAATTTGGAATTTTTATTCAATTAGATAATTTAGTTGAGGGATTAGTTCATATTTCAAATATGAATAGTAATTTAGTTTATGATGAAACTAACCATATTTTAATTAAACCAGACAATACTTATTATAGAATGGGACAAAAAGTTAAAATTAAACTAATTAGTGTTGATATTAAAAAAAGAACAATTGATTTTGTTTTAATAGAATAA
- the pth gene encoding aminoacyl-tRNA hydrolase: protein MKVIIGLGNIGKEYEKTRHNAGFIAIDLLLEKYKYNSVKEEFNSLVYTSIINNQKVLFVKPLTFMNNSGLAVRQIINFYKIDLNDLIVIHDDKDLNISRIQFKKDGSSAGHNGIKSIINNLNTQDFYRLRVGINKPANQWKIIDWVLSKFSDDELNLLKESFVNKSEFINDFTNNKTFIYLMNKYN, encoded by the coding sequence ATGAAAGTAATAATTGGATTAGGAAATATTGGAAAAGAGTATGAAAAAACTAGACATAACGCTGGTTTTATAGCTATTGATCTTTTATTAGAAAAGTATAAATATAATTCTGTAAAAGAAGAATTTAATTCACTAGTTTACACATCTATTATTAATAATCAAAAAGTGTTGTTTGTAAAACCTTTAACTTTTATGAACAATTCAGGATTAGCAGTTAGACAAATTATTAATTTTTATAAAATAGATTTAAATGATCTAATAGTTATTCATGATGATAAAGATCTAAATATATCTAGAATCCAATTTAAAAAAGATGGTTCATCAGCAGGACATAATGGAATTAAATCAATTATTAATAATTTAAACACACAAGATTTTTATAGATTAAGAGTTGGAATAAATAAACCAGCAAATCAATGAAAAATAATTGATTGGGTATTATCAAAGTTCAGTGATGATGAATTAAATTTATTAAAAGAATCTTTTGTTAATAAAAGTGAATTTATAAATGATTTTACTAATAATAAAACTTTTATTTATTTAATGAATAAATATAATTAG